One Tubulanus polymorphus chromosome 5, tnTubPoly1.2, whole genome shotgun sequence DNA segment encodes these proteins:
- the LOC141905347 gene encoding nucleoporin p54-like codes for MAFSFGSTGTTGFGAATATPASSAPPTFGFGTSTPAAATTTGVSSFGALTFGAPKTTASGFGFGTTTTASTSGLGAFSFGTTPAATTTTTSLFGFNKPAPTATNSFSFGTTTTQANKGFNFGTLSQPATGGFGATTGGLFGAQQQPQQQQLGLQQQQHQQNAILTNMASAVSLPTIFGDERDGLIAKWNQIQAFWGTGKGYFSQNAPAIDFSAENPFCRFKAVGYSCLPTNKNEDGLVALIFKKKHDEVSRNQQQVVDSLNEILGSKPNVSVCVEGLKPLPDDKSELIVYVLERQPIGTTKRHAATDLYNYLNQAAVKQKLMQPQLSVENIFMKTGFTSEQLKQYLDSPPAGIDPLIWDQAKLDNPDPSKLIPVPMIGFSELHRRLQHQEQQTKLHQNTLDDISQCLAELQRKHSNMAARSEQYKRKYLELGHRVLKVMVKQEIYRKLGYGIQADEEQLRVMLEAIQAELNAPTQFKGRLNELMSQIRMQNQMHAIRPESSYQIDGEYLSEIKQHLSMQQEGLQHLIGIIKDDARDIITIENGLSEAQQNIRRT; via the exons ATGGCATTTAGTTTTGGTAGTACGGGTACTACTGGGTTTGGGGCTGCTACTGCTACCCCTGCCTCCAGCGCACCTCCAACATTCGGATTTGGAACTTCAACCCCTGCTGCTGCAACTACCACTGGAg TGTCATCCTTTGGCGCTCTCACCTTTGGTGCACCTAAGACAACTGCGAGTGGTTTTGGATTCGGTACAACTACAACTGCCTCAACTTCAGGACTCGGAG CATTCAGCTTTGGAACAACACCAGCAGCCACGACAACTACAACGTCATTGTTCGGATTCAATAAACCTGCTCCAACCGCAACAAATA GTTTTTCTTTTGGAACGACCACGACTCAAGCGAATAAAG GTTTTAATTTTGGAACGCTGTCACAGCCGGCAACAGGAGGCTTTGGTGCAACTACTGGCGGATTATTTGGAG CTCAACAACAGCCTCAGCAGCAACAATTAGGCctacaacaacagcaacatcAACAGAATGCTATCCTCACAAATATGGCCTCGGCGGTTTCATTGCCTACGATATTCGGAGATGAACGCGATGGCCTCATAGCTAAATGGAATCAAATACAAGCATTCTGGGGAACTGGGAAAGGATACTTCAGTCAAAATGCACCCGCTATTGATTTCTCTGCCGAAAATCCTTTTTGCCGATTCAAA GCTGTTGGCTACAGTTGCCTGCCGActaataaaaatgaagacggtctaGTGGCGTTGATTTTTAAGAAGAAACACGATGAAGTCAGCCGTAATCAACAGCAAGTCGTTGAcagtttgaatgaaatattaggcAGCAAACCGAACGTTTCCGTCTGCGTTGAAGGTCTCAAACCTTTACCAGATGACAA GTCTGAATTGATCGTATACGTTTTGGAACGGCAACCGATAGGAACGACGAAACGTCACGCCGCCACCGACTTATACAACTATCTCAATCAGGCCGCGGTTAAACAAAAACTGATGCAGCCACAACTTTCCGTAGAGAATATCTTCATGAAGACCGGTTTCACATCGGAGCAGTTAAAACAGTATTTGGATTCACCGCCAGCTG GTATAGATCCGTTAATTTGGGACCAAGCTAAACTCGACAATCCCGACCCCAGTAAACTGATCCCGGTACCGATGATTGGATTCAGCGAGCTACATCGTCGTCTACAACATCAGGAACAGCAAACTAAACTTCATCAAAACACATTAGAC gATATATCACAATGTTTAGCCGAATTGCAAAGAAAACATTCCAACATGGCCGCTCGTTCGGAGCAATACAAACGTAAATACTTGGAACTCGGACATAGAGTACTCAAG GTTATGGTGAAACAAGAAATATATCGTAAACTTGGCTATGGTATCCAGGCTGATGAGGAACAATTAAGAGTGATGTTAGAAGCTATACAAGCTGAATTGAACGCTCCTACTCAGTTTAAG GGGCGTTTGAATGAACTTATGTCTCAAATCAGAATGCAGAATCAGATGCATGCGATACGACCAGAGTCTTCTTATCAGATTGACGGAGAATACTTATCAGAGATAAAACAG CATTTGTCCATGCAACAAGAAGGACTACAACATCTCATAGGAATAATCAAAGACGATGCGCGTGATATAATAACAATAGAAAACGGACTTTCAGAAGCGCAACAGAATATACGCCGGACCTGA